In one Zobellia galactanivorans genomic region, the following are encoded:
- a CDS encoding sensor histidine kinase, whose amino-acid sequence MNNLSFKKALVLLAVFFLAVALRAQEDDSEKNPYQRFQDIEAVNEQLNFFFNSPDLYRENSTYDWLDLINIYLNAAIKEDNVKEIEYYKLMQARIYYDLGDYDKSLAISKELYVDKEDLDNNMKSKLLDIMDDNYGQLTMYTEQIEIRKEQRELGINENVAFYDIYANLGMYRKAMEHYIDNVKKTIEENDFYAQAEYYNNLGNYLRLDESAPTALSHYKKAKGYIDVFLNLITRKKSDKEIESANLLKGIIEGNIGKCHVELEQYKDAIPHLESAINTLKKYKSKELSSEITENSLAISECYLQLANYEKATDYLSDNLETRTTTNLLRKNRLLAMYYEKTEDYKNAALYFKKNIRVRDSILNNESELRKQQLAAVMGQDLAVSQTMLAEQKRALEKSRNDMMAKDRSINLVLISLLFTLLGFAGLVYAYLKSIKNQRLIAEQKYIIENSLVEKDSLLKEIHHRVKNNLQMVSSLLSLQTKNTRSKAAIEALEEGKSRVKAMALIHQKLYQNEDLSVIEMQSYIESLINSVQSVYKKGGHNINITVDAEGVELDIDRAIPFGLMLNELVSNSFKYAFPDNDENGKIYIHIRKIGEKEGYFEYSDNGIGLPDDTDERANSSMGIRLMNRLANQLQTTLNIDKTAEDGVRYWFNFC is encoded by the coding sequence ATGAACAACCTTTCATTCAAAAAAGCCCTTGTACTCTTGGCTGTATTTTTTCTAGCGGTAGCTCTACGCGCCCAAGAAGATGACAGTGAGAAAAACCCTTATCAGCGGTTTCAAGATATTGAGGCCGTCAATGAGCAGTTGAACTTCTTTTTTAATTCGCCCGACCTCTACCGTGAAAACTCTACCTATGATTGGTTAGACCTTATCAATATCTACCTGAACGCGGCTATCAAAGAAGATAATGTCAAGGAAATTGAGTATTACAAGCTCATGCAGGCCAGAATTTATTACGATTTGGGCGACTACGATAAAAGTTTGGCCATTTCTAAAGAACTATATGTCGATAAAGAAGACCTTGATAACAATATGAAAAGCAAATTGTTGGATATCATGGATGACAACTACGGTCAGCTTACCATGTATACCGAACAAATTGAAATACGCAAAGAACAAAGGGAACTCGGTATTAACGAGAATGTCGCCTTCTATGATATCTATGCCAATTTGGGCATGTATAGAAAAGCCATGGAACATTACATTGATAATGTAAAGAAAACCATAGAAGAGAACGATTTTTATGCCCAAGCCGAATACTACAATAATCTAGGGAACTACTTAAGGTTGGATGAATCTGCGCCTACCGCCTTAAGCCATTACAAAAAAGCCAAAGGCTATATCGATGTTTTCTTGAACCTCATTACCCGAAAAAAATCGGATAAAGAGATAGAGAGCGCCAATCTTTTAAAGGGAATCATAGAAGGCAATATAGGCAAATGCCATGTGGAACTGGAGCAGTACAAAGATGCCATCCCACATTTGGAAAGTGCCATCAATACCTTGAAAAAATACAAAAGCAAAGAGCTCTCATCAGAAATTACCGAAAATAGTCTGGCCATTTCCGAATGCTATTTGCAGTTGGCCAACTATGAAAAGGCAACGGATTACCTAAGTGATAATCTTGAGACCAGAACGACCACTAACCTTTTGCGAAAAAACAGGTTGTTGGCCATGTATTACGAGAAAACGGAAGATTACAAGAACGCCGCCCTTTACTTTAAGAAGAACATTCGCGTGCGCGATTCTATATTGAACAACGAGTCGGAGCTGAGAAAGCAACAATTGGCAGCGGTAATGGGGCAGGATCTTGCGGTATCGCAAACCATGTTGGCCGAGCAAAAGCGTGCTCTTGAAAAATCAAGAAACGATATGATGGCCAAGGACCGCAGTATCAACTTGGTACTTATTTCTTTATTGTTCACCTTGTTAGGTTTTGCCGGCTTGGTATATGCCTATTTGAAGAGTATAAAAAACCAACGACTGATCGCCGAACAGAAATATATCATTGAAAATTCCTTGGTAGAAAAAGATTCGCTCTTAAAGGAAATTCACCACAGGGTAAAGAATAACCTTCAAATGGTTTCCAGTTTGTTGAGCCTGCAGACCAAAAATACGAGGAGCAAGGCGGCCATTGAAGCCTTGGAAGAAGGAAAGAGTAGGGTGAAGGCCATGGCCTTGATCCATCAAAAACTATATCAAAACGAAGATTTGTCCGTTATTGAAATGCAGAGCTATATCGAGAGTCTGATCAATAGCGTGCAGTCGGTCTATAAAAAAGGGGGACACAATATCAATATCACGGTAGATGCCGAAGGTGTTGAACTCGATATTGACCGTGCCATTCCTTTTGGCCTCATGCTCAATGAGCTTGTTTCCAATTCCTTTAAGTATGCTTTCCCCGATAATGATGAAAACGGAAAAATCTACATCCACATTCGAAAAATCGGTGAAAAGGAAGGATATTTTGAATATTCCGATAACGGTATCGGTCTGCCGGATGACACCGATGAAAGGGCCAATTCATCCATGGGTATTAGGTTGATGAACCGCTTGGCCAACCAACTACAGACCACTTTGAACATTGACAAGACCGCCGAAGACGGTGTACGTTATTGGTTTAATTTCTGTTAG
- a CDS encoding LytR/AlgR family response regulator transcription factor: MEQPIRILIVEDNVIIADDMQSMLEEIGYEIVDNVIVYEQAEEVLKTQHVDLVLIDIILASDKTGIDLGKHIRENYDIPFIFVTSNSDRATVENAKTVKPNGYLVKPFEQQDLYTSIEIALSNFTRSDKSPAAVVNSNEDVPMSNTVLKDSIFVKKQHLYYRIQFSDIRFIKADNVYLEVNTVDKKFLVRSPLKDYLEKLPKNKFYRAHKSYIVNVDHIDAINSKDIMIKDTLIPISKDFKEFIISAMNS; encoded by the coding sequence TTGGAACAACCAATTAGAATATTAATAGTAGAAGACAATGTGATCATCGCAGATGATATGCAATCTATGCTCGAAGAAATAGGGTATGAGATTGTAGATAATGTCATCGTCTACGAACAGGCGGAAGAAGTCTTAAAGACACAACATGTAGATTTGGTTTTGATCGATATTATTTTGGCCTCTGACAAAACGGGTATCGATTTAGGAAAGCACATCCGTGAAAACTACGACATTCCCTTTATTTTTGTTACTTCGAACTCGGATAGGGCTACTGTAGAGAACGCTAAGACCGTAAAACCTAACGGTTATTTGGTGAAACCTTTTGAACAGCAAGACCTGTATACATCTATCGAAATCGCTCTTTCCAATTTCACGCGCTCCGATAAATCGCCTGCGGCAGTGGTCAACAGCAATGAAGATGTTCCCATGTCGAACACCGTTTTGAAAGATTCTATTTTTGTAAAAAAACAACATCTTTACTACCGTATTCAGTTTAGTGATATCCGGTTTATCAAGGCCGATAACGTATACTTAGAAGTGAATACCGTTGACAAGAAGTTCTTGGTACGCTCTCCCTTAAAGGATTATTTGGAAAAACTACCGAAAAACAAGTTCTATAGGGCCCATAAATCCTATATCGTAAATGTAGACCACATCGATGCAATCAATTCTAAGGATATCATGATAAAGGATACCTTGATACCGATTTCGAAAGATTTTAAAGAGTTTATCATTTCGGCAATGAATTCTTGA